The Mucilaginibacter yixingensis genome window below encodes:
- a CDS encoding glycoside hydrolase family 88 protein codes for MLKEQHDYRLYPRTANEDGTLKNTSLKEWTSGFWAGNLWYLYEYTHKQEWKDAALAWTNTLADNQYNKSTHDLGFMMYCSYGNAYRLTHNPQYKSIMIQSAKSLASRYSPVTKTIKSWDQRLSWDGKTMWHYPVIIDNMMNLELLFWATKATGDSTYYKIAVNHAETTMKNHVRPDYSTYHVVNYDEKTGKVLNRETCQGYADNSTWARGQAWAIYGFTMVYRETHDKRFLELAQHLADFFLNNKRLPEDKIPLWDFNVNQPGYRPLWAYDRDKYSDPIPRDASAAAVVSSALFELSDFSKGEQRANYKNEAVQMLTSLSSSVYLAIPHTNDNFLIKHSVGSLPHHAEIDVPLCYADYYYLEALLRYQHAEK; via the coding sequence ATGTTGAAAGAACAACATGATTATCGCCTTTACCCGCGCACAGCTAACGAAGATGGTACGCTTAAAAATACTAGCCTGAAAGAGTGGACCTCAGGCTTTTGGGCGGGTAATTTATGGTATCTTTATGAGTATACACATAAACAGGAGTGGAAAGACGCCGCCCTGGCCTGGACAAACACACTGGCCGATAACCAGTACAACAAGTCAACTCACGATCTGGGCTTTATGATGTATTGCAGTTATGGTAACGCTTACCGCCTTACACACAACCCGCAATATAAGAGCATCATGATCCAGTCTGCCAAATCATTAGCCAGCCGCTACAGCCCGGTTACCAAAACCATCAAATCATGGGATCAGCGGCTGTCATGGGACGGGAAAACGATGTGGCATTATCCGGTAATTATTGACAATATGATGAACCTGGAACTGCTGTTCTGGGCCACCAAAGCTACCGGCGACTCTACCTATTATAAAATAGCCGTTAACCACGCCGAAACAACCATGAAAAACCATGTAAGGCCCGATTACAGCACTTACCATGTGGTAAATTATGACGAAAAAACCGGCAAAGTATTAAACCGTGAAACTTGTCAGGGTTATGCCGATAATTCTACATGGGCGCGTGGACAGGCATGGGCAATTTACGGCTTCACCATGGTTTACCGGGAAACGCATGATAAACGCTTCCTGGAATTAGCGCAGCATCTGGCAGACTTTTTTCTGAACAACAAACGCTTGCCGGAAGATAAAATACCCCTGTGGGATTTTAATGTTAACCAACCAGGATATCGCCCGCTTTGGGCTTATGACCGAGATAAGTACTCAGATCCTATCCCCAGAGATGCCTCGGCGGCGGCGGTTGTATCGTCGGCGTTGTTTGAGCTGAGCGATTTCTCAAAAGGAGAACAACGTGCTAATTATAAAAATGAGGCCGTGCAAATGTTAACCTCGTTAAGCAGCAGCGTGTATCTGGCTATACCGCATACTAACGATAATTTTTTGATCAAGCATTCGGTAGGCAGTCTGCCGCACCATGCGGAGATTGACGTGCCGCTGTGCTATGCAGACTATTATTACCTGGAAGCATTGCTCAGGTATCAGCATGCTGAAAAATAG